One window from the genome of Nicotiana tomentosiformis chromosome 5, ASM39032v3, whole genome shotgun sequence encodes:
- the LOC138892074 gene encoding uncharacterized protein — MIPDNDELVISLLVYDTNVKRVLIDPGSSVNIILLRVVNEIQANDKVIPKAQSLSGFDNSSVFTKGEVVLATFAEGAINDTKCHVIDADIAYNVILERPWIHDIDVVPFSLHQVIKFPSQ; from the coding sequence ATGATTCCTGATAATGATGAACTAGTAATATCTTTGCTTGTATATGATACTAATgtaaaacgagttttgattgacccaggtagctcagtaaatattattttattgaggGTAGTAAATGAAATACAAGCTAATGACAAGGTCATACCAAAGGCGCAGTCTTTGTCTGGATTTGATAACTCAAGCGTTTTTACGAAAGGAGAAGTTGTACTAGCCACGTTTGCAGAAGGAGCCATCAATGATACAAAGTGCCATGTAATAGATGCGGATATAGCCTATAATGTAATCTTGGaaaggccatggattcatgatatagaTGTTGTCCCGTTCTCATTGCATCAAGTTATCAAATTCCCTTCACAGTGA
- the LOC138892075 gene encoding uncharacterized protein yields the protein MTHQVSAIVHSIDPKLEDPSAFTIRCTIGSAKFVKALYDLGASINLMPYSGFKTLGIGQPRSTSMRLQIADRTMKRPLGVIEDVLVRVDKFILPVDFGILDCEVDYEVPIILGRPFLVTGKAVVDVEAVELTFRVGDEKVVFHVYQMLDRFRAFYYFLDGYSGYNQILIASEDQEKTTFTCPFGTFAFKQVPFRLCNAPVTFQRCMMVIFTDMVEDYLEVFMDNFSVVGNSFDDCLANLDKVLARSKGVRSFLGHAGFYRRFIKDFSRVVNPLCKILEKDAKYHFNDDCMKAFELLKFKLTTSPIITAPNWSVPFDLMCDASDVGQRINKIFHPVYYASKTINSAQVKYTVTEKEFLSIVFAMEKFRPYMDWSKKLDDAVWAYRTDYKTPTRMSPYRLVFVKACHLPVEVEHKAMWALKKLNLEWDVTANLRVAHLNELDEFRYHAYTSLSLYKEKMKYLHDNCIWNKEFKEGDLLLLFNSRLRMFPGKLKSKWSGPFEIVGVTPFGALDLKNKNDEVFRVNGHRVKHYLGKVGDGHVVAKMFRYRGRGDTSKGRGEPSRGRGKSNLPLALQGVINKKATIGRGRRLKPSESSSYAPSREVSEGGSVQERPAVQSYPQLPQDRYQL from the exons atgactcatcaagtgagtgcaattgtacaTTCAATTGATCCCAAGTTGGAGGATCCCAGTGCTTTCACGATTCGTTGTACCATTGGGAGTGCCAAGTTTGTAAAAGCTCTttatgatcttggggcaagtatcaatttgatgccctattcgggtttcaagactttgggaattggacAACCAAGatccacatctatgagattacaaattgCCGATCGCaccatgaagagaccattgggagtgattgaagatgtattggttcgtgttgataaatttattcttccgGTGGATTTTggcattcttgattgtgaagttgattatgaggtgccgattattcttggtagacctttccttgttACGGGGAAGGCTGTAGTTGATGTTGAAGCCGTAGAACTTAccttccgggttggtgatgaaaaagtggttttccatgtgt atcaaatgcttgatagattccgtgctttctattattttcttgatgggtattctggctacaaccaaattcttattgcttcggaggatcaagagaagactaCCTTTACATGTCCTTTTGGTACTTTTGCCTTCAAGCAGGTGCCATTtaggttatgcaatgcaccagtgacttttcaaaggtgtatgatggtgatattcacggacatggtggaggattaccttgaagtcttcatggataaCTTCTCGGTGgtcgggaattcttttgatgattgtctcgcaaacttggataaagtgttggcaagat CAAAAGGCGTGCGAAGTTTCTTAGGTCACGCGGGATTTTACCggcgtttcatcaaggatttctctagagtggtgaacccgttgtgcaagattttggagaaagatgctaagtaccacttcaatgatgattgcatgaaagcctttgaattgctaaagtttaAGTTGACTACTTCTCCCATTattaccgctccaaattggagtgttccTTTTGATctcatgtgcgatgcaagtgatgtggggcaacgcatcaacaagatttttcatccggtctactatgctagtaagaccataaatagtgcccaagtcaaatACACCGTCACGGAGAAAGAGTTCCTTtccattgtctttgctatggagaagttccgcccgtacatgg attggtccaagaaacttgatgatgctgtatgggcttataggacggaTTACAAAACACCTACcagaatgtctccataccggttggtattcgtaaaagcttgtcatcttccagtggaagttgagcacaaagccatgtgggctttaaagaagttgaatcttgagtgggatgtcaccgccaacttaagggtggcacattTGAACgagttggatgagttccggtatcaTGCATACACAAGTTTGTCCTtatacaaagagaagatgaaatatcttcatgacaactGCATTTGGAATAAAGAgtttaaagagggtgatcttTTGTTGTTGTTCAATTcgcggttacggatgtttcccggaaagttaaagtctaaatggagtggcccgtttgagattgtgggtgtgacaccctttggtgctttggacttgaagaataaaaatgatgaggtgtttagagtcaatggtcaccgggtaaaGCATTATCtgggaaaagttggtgatggccacgtcgtggcg AAAATGTTCAGATACCGAGGTCGTGGTGAcacatcaaaggggaggggtgagccttctagaggcagaggcaaaagcaatttacccctcgccctccaaggCGTAATCAACAAAAAAGCCACAATAGGCCGAGGAAGACGGCTCAAGCCCTccgaatctagttcatatgccccatctcgGGAAGTATCAGAGGGCGGCTCAGTGCAAGAGCGGCCTGCTGTGCAATCATATCCACAACTACCTCAGGATAGATACCAACTTTGA